In Streptomyces sp. NBC_01707, a genomic segment contains:
- a CDS encoding (2Fe-2S)-binding protein, producing MPQHTFILNGKPVTVDIEDDVRLLWVLRDVLGVTGPKYGCGLGVCQACTSHINGKAFNPCSVPVKDVGPADEVTTIEGLPATVGRDLHPMQEAWLEYDVAQCGYCQPGQIMTAVAKVRRAREEGREIDQADLDEIRNICRCGTYNRIREAIAAGAEKF from the coding sequence GTGCCGCAACACACCTTCATCCTCAACGGCAAACCGGTGACCGTGGACATCGAGGACGACGTCCGGCTGCTCTGGGTGCTTCGCGACGTCCTGGGCGTCACCGGACCGAAGTACGGCTGCGGGCTCGGCGTCTGCCAGGCGTGCACCAGCCACATCAACGGCAAGGCGTTCAACCCCTGCAGCGTCCCGGTCAAGGATGTCGGTCCCGCCGACGAGGTGACGACGATCGAGGGCCTGCCCGCCACGGTCGGCCGGGACCTGCACCCGATGCAGGAGGCATGGCTGGAGTACGACGTCGCGCAGTGCGGCTACTGCCAGCCCGGCCAGATCATGACCGCCGTCGCCAAGGTCCGGCGCGCCCGGGAGGAGGGACGCGAGATCGATCAGGCCGACCTCGACGAGATACGCAACATCTGCCGGTGCGGCACGTACAACCGCATCCGTGAGGCCATCGCGGCAGG